The DNA window ATCAGTTCTCCCTGTTGACGCAACGCCGCTTCGCGCCGTTCTTCTGGACCCAGTTCCTCGGCGCGTTCAACGACAATCTGTTCAAGACCGCGCTGATCGTCATCATCACCTTCGACGCGCTCAGTTGGACCACGCTGTCGCCGTCCCTGGTCACCAACCTGATCCCCGGGCTGTTCATCCTGCCGTTCGTGGTGTTTTCCGCCACCGCCGGCCAGCTGGCCGATAAATTCGACAAGGCCGGGCTGACGCGCTTCATCAAGTGGCTGGAACTGGTCATCATGCTGGTGGCTGGCGTGGGCTGGATGACACACACACTGTGGCTGCTGGTGCTGGGCGTGGTCGGCATGGGCGTGCATTCGACCTTGTTCGGCCCCGTCAAATATGCGTATCTGCCGCAGCAGCTCAAGCCGGAGGAACTCATCGGCGGCAACGGCGTGACCGAGATGGGCACCTTCGTCGGCATTCTGCTGGGAGAGATCCTCGGCGCCATCCTGGTGGTGCAGCAGCCGCACGGCATCCTGCTGGAGGCGGGGGGCACCATCTTCTTCGCCGTCCTCGGGCTGATCGCCGCCTACCGCATTCCCAGCTCGCCGGCGCCGGCGCCCGACCTGAAGATCAACTGGAACTTCGTCAGCGAATCGATCCGCAATATCAATTTCTCGCGCAAGAACCGCACCGTGTTCCTGTCCATGCTGGGCAACTCGTGGTTCTGGTTCTACGGCGCGCTGGTGCTGTCGCAGTTCCCGGTGTTCGCCAAGGATTACCTGCACGGCGACCATAGCGCCTTCGTGCTGCTGCTGACGGTGTTCTCGCTGGGCGTGGGCAGCGGCTCGCTGCTGTGCGAGCGGCTGTCCGGGCGCAAGGTGGAAATCGGCCTGGTGCCGTTCGGCGCCATCGGCCTGACGATCTTCGGCGTGGACCTGTACTTCGCCAGCCTGGCCTACGGCAGCGGCGTGGCCGCGCTGACGGCCGGCCCGCACCTGGACGCGATCGCGCTGCTGGCGCAGCACGGCATGTGGCGCATCCTGTTCGACATCCTGATGATAGGCCTGTTCGGCGGCCTGTTCATCGTGCCGCTGTTCGCGCTGATCCAGACCCGCTGCGACCCGGAACACATCTCGCGCACCATCGCCGGCATGAACATCCTCAACGCGCTGTTCATGGTGGCGGCGGCCGGCCTGGCCATCGTGTTGCTGGGGCAGGGCTTCACGATCCCGCAGCTGTTCCTGGTGACGGCGCTGCTCAACGCGCTGGTGGCGATCTATATCTTCTCGCTGGTGCCGGAGTTCCTGATGCGCTTCCTGGCGTGGCTGCTGATCCACACCGTGCACCGCGTGCGCACCATCGACGCCGAGCGCATTCCGGCCGAGGGGGCCGCTGTGCTGGTGTGTAACCATGTCAGTTATGTCGACGCCATCGTCATCGGCGCGGCCAGTCCGAGGCCGATCCGCTTCGTCATGGATCACCGTATTTTCAAGCTGCCGCTGTTGGGGTGGATCTTCCGCACCGCGCGCGCGATTCCGATCGCGCCGGCCAAGGAGGACCCGTGGCTGATGGAGAAGGCGTATATCGATATCGCGCAGGCGCTGCACGAGGGGGATCTGGTGTGTATCTTCCCGGAGGGGCGGTTGACGCATGACGGGGAGATCAACCAGTTCAAGGGCGGTATCGCCAAGATCATCGAACGCTCCAAGGTGCCGGTGATTCCGATGGCGCTGCGCGGGCTGTGGGGACATCTGCTCAGCCGCAATGGCGAGAATGTATTCCAGCGGGCGTTCCGCAATGGGTTGCGTTCGCGGCTTGCGCTGGCGGTGGGGCTGCCGGTGCCGCCGCACGATGTCACGCCCGAGGGCTTGCAGAAGCAGGTGCTCGATTTGCGCGGGGATTGGAAGTAGGGCGGATTAGCGCAACGCGCGTAATCGGCCAGGCTCCGTCGGCGGCTCGACCATTGGCCGATTACGCTTCGCTAATCCGCCCTACGTGGAACTGTGGGGTAACCGGCGCGACCAGCTGGCGATGGCGTCGGCCACCGCCGTGTCGCTTTCCGTACCCAACAGCATCGATTGCATCGGCGGCAGGCCTGCCGGTGTCGCTTTGTAGAAGTGGTTCAGCGTCGGGAAGAGCGCCACTTCGGTCTCCAGCCCGCCGCGTCCCGCGCGCAGCGCCTCGGCATGCTCCGGCGGCACCGATTCGTCGCGCCCTCCCTGGATGATCAACACCGGCTGCCGCACCTTGGCCAGCGCCGCCACCGGATCGACGCGGTCGGCGCTGCGCAGATAGGCGTGTCCCATCGGCGGCATCGTCGCCAGCATCGCCGTCCGTGGATCGCGCGCCGCCTCGGGAGGCAGCGGGTTGCCGGCGCGGATCGCCGCCGCCGTGCGGTCGAACAGCGCCATGTCCGGCGCCATGCCGGCCGGCGCCATCGCCGCGATCTGCGCCCGCATGACGGCGAAGATCGGCAACGCCGGGCCGGACAAACTCACCACGCCATCGATCATCCGCCCGTCCATGCCGCCGGCCAGCAGCGATGCCACCACCGCGCCCTCGCTGTGGCCGGCGACGATGACGGGCCTCGCGCCGACGCTGCCACGCAGCAGCGCCAGGCCGGCGCTGGCGACCGCCACCCGCGTCAGGAAATCGATATGGGAAGCGGCGAGGACCGCATTGATCGTCTGCGATCCGGTGCCGGGACCGATCTTGGCCATCCGCAGCACGGCGAAGCCGCGCGCGCTCAAATGCCTCGCCAGATCCGCATACGCATGCGGGCGCATATTCATCGTCGGATAGTTCCCGTCGACGTCGCTGAACAGCGATCCGGGAACGATCAACACCGCGCCCGCGGCGTCGCCATCGGACGGCGTGAATCGGCATGCGACCTTCACCCCGGACACGGTGACGGAAACGTCTTGCTCTTTCGGCGCGGCGCCCGCGCTGTCGTGAGACATTTTCATTGCTCCTGTCATTTGGGTAAGGGCGGAAAACCACCAGTGTATCGCGCAAAATGCGCGCGCCGATAAGCTTCTACCAAAAAACGCCCCGTCTAAAAGTTATAAATTGTAACTTACTAGTCGTTACAAATTACTGATTCAAATTGACAAGTTTTCTTTAGACTGCACGTCGGCGCCTCACGAGGGCGTCTTCTAAAACCAGGGGAAAACAATGTTCAAGCAAACCAAACTCATGTCCATGCTGGCGCTGTCCGGCATGCTCGCTTTGTCGGCCTGCGGCGGCGGCACCGATGTCGTCGTCGGTCCGGCCAAACCGCCCGAGCCGGTGGTGCCGCCCAAGCCTGTCGCTTCGGTCATCACGGTCGACTTCAACGCCGGCATCGACGGCTGGAGCGCCGACGTCGCCGACTTCACCGCCGAGACCAAGCCGATCGACGTGGCCGCCGCGTGGAAGGACCTGCCGGCGCCGCTGACGGGCAAGGGCTACTACCTGATCTCGACCAACAAGAGCGACGATGTGATGACGTTCGTCAAACGCCAAGTGGCGGGCTTCGTGCCGGGCGCGAAGTACGCGGTGACGTTCGCGATGCGCTACGCGACCGACGCGGGCACCGGTTGCTTTGGTGTGGGCGGCTCGCGCGGCGAGAGCATGTGGATGGTGGTCGCGGCCAGCGCCGACGAGCCGAAAGTGGTCAAGCAGGCCAACGACGAATTGCGCCTGAACCTCGAGCGCGGCAACCAGGCCGAATCGGGACGCCAGGGCAAGGTGATCGGCGTGCAGGGCGGCGAGGGCCTGGGCTGCAGCGGCGGCAAGTGGGCCACGCAGGAGCGCAAGTCGGACGAGGCGGTCGAACTGCAGGCCGACAAGGACGGCAAGTTCTGGATCGTGCTGGGCACCGACTCCGGCTTCGAATCGACCAACGCCCTGTATCTGCAAGGCGCCACGGTCAACGTCAAGCCGCTGTAAGCGGCGGCTGTCACCAAAACCCTGTCAGCGCGCCGCCTGCACCTGCTCGCGGTTCTGGCGCGCGCCGGCCAGGCGCACGATCTGCTCCAGTTCCACCGGCTTGACCAGGTGGTGGTCGAAGCCGGCTTCCACCGTGCGGCGGCGGGCGTCGCTCTGGCCCCAGCCGGTCAGGGCCAGCATCAAAATCCGCTCGGCGCCGGGGCGCTGGCGGATCGCCCGCGCCGTCTCGTAGCCGTCCATGCCGGGCATGCCCAGATCCATGATGATCATGTCCGGCTGGCTCTCGGCGGCCATCGCCACGGCGGCCGCGCCGTCGTAGACGGTGCGCACGTCGAAACCGTCGATCTCCAGCAGCGCCGACAACGAATCGGCGGCGTCGGTGTTGTCGTCGACCACCAGCACCTTCATCTTGCGGCCATCGGCGGACGCTGCGGGCGAGGCCAGCGGCACCGGTTCGCGCGCGCCGCTGTCGTTGACGACCGGTAGATGGATGACGAATTCGCTGCCCTTGCCCACCCCTTCGCTGTAGGCCTCGACTGTGCCGCCGTGCATTTCGGCGAACTGGCGCGACAGGCTCAGTCCTATCCCCAGGCCGCTGGAGAACTGGCCCACCACGGTGTTGCTTTGCTCGAACATGCGGAAGATGCGCGGGATCGTCTCGGCCTCCAGGCCGATGCCGCTGTCGCGCAGCGACACGGTCAAATTGTTGCGCTCGACCACGGCGCGCACCACCACGTTGCCGCCCTGCGGCGTGAACTTGATCGCGTTCGACAGGATGTTGGCGAAGATCTGCACCACGCGCGCATAGTCGGCGTTGAGCATGATCTCGCTGGCGGGCAACTGCCAGGCCACGTGGATGCGCTTGGCGGCGGCCGCCTGCGCGCACAGTTCGCTCACATGGTTCATCACCGACGCCAGGGTGACGAGCTGGCGTTGCAGCTTGATCTTGCCGCTGGTGATGCGGGCGACGTCGAGCAGGTCGTCGACCAGGCGCGTCAGCAGGCGTACCTGGCGCTCGACCATGTCGCGGATGCGCGCCACCGGCGCCGCGTCCGGATACAGGTGCGTCAGCAGCGAGACCGAGGTGCGGATCGGCGCCAGCGGGTTGCGCAGCTCGTGGCCCAGACTGGCGAGGAACTCGTCCTTGCGGCGCGCCGCCTCCCGCACCTGGTATTGCTTGTTGCGTGCCCGCAACGTCGAGTGCAGCGCGGTGATCAGGGTCAGGGTGCGCACCGGCCGTTCGACCAGGTTCAGGTTGCCCAGTCCCGCCACCGCGCGGCGCACCGTCTGCGAATCGGCGCCGCGATGGGTCAGCAGCACGATCGGCAGGTCCGACCAGTCGGGCTGGCGCGCCACCCACTCTTGCAGCAGCTTGAAGCCGCCAGAGTCCAACGCTTCCTCCACCGTCAGCACCGCGCCGGCGCCCAGCTCCAGTTGCGCGGCCAGGTCGGCCAGGGTCGTGCACACGTGGCTGTCGATCTGCGCCATCGCCAGCACCTTGGCCGCCAGCGGCCCGTCCTGGCCGATCGGCGCATGGATCAGGATGCGGGTTTCCATCGTGTCAGCCATGGGCGCCGTCGGTGGAATTACCGTTGACGTCGCCGGTGTAGGTCGGCACCCCGGTCAGGATGCCGTGGAAGTTCTTGAGCACCGCGCCGACCTTGATGCCGCCCTTGTCCACGCGGAAGCGGCGGATGGTGCGCTCGTGCGCGCTGCCGCGCTTCTTGAACACGGAGATCGCCTGCTGCACCTCGCCGTCGGCCTCGAAGTAGCGCAGCATGATGACGTTGTCGGCGATGTAGCTGGCATCGACCGAGGTGGTCATGCCGGTGCCGATCATGCCCTGCTGGACGCCGACGATGATGCTGACCACGCCGCGCTGGCCCAGATAGGTCAGCAGCTCGTGCAGGTAGATGGTCAGGAAGCGCTCGTCGGGCACGGCGTTCAGGTAGCCGTTCAGGCTGTCGATGACGACGATGCGCACGCCGCGTTCGACCGCCTCGACGATCGCGTGCGAGAACTGGCCCGGCGCCAGTTCGGCCGGGTCGATCTGCTGCACCGTCAGCAGGCCCCTGTCGATGGCGCCGCTCAAGTCCATGCCCAGGTTGGCGCAGCGGTTGAGCATGTTGTTGCGCGCCTCCTCGAACAGGAACATGGCGCTGGCCTCGCCGCGCTGCGCTGCGGCGTGGATGAACTGCGCCGCCAGCGACGATTTGCCGGTGCCCGGCGGGCCGGAGATCAAGGTGCTCATGCCTTCCTCCAGGCCGCCGCCGATCTGCTGGTCCAGTTCC is part of the Oxalobacteraceae bacterium OTU3CAMAD1 genome and encodes:
- a CDS encoding response regulator produces the protein MADTMETRILIHAPIGQDGPLAAKVLAMAQIDSHVCTTLADLAAQLELGAGAVLTVEEALDSGGFKLLQEWVARQPDWSDLPIVLLTHRGADSQTVRRAVAGLGNLNLVERPVRTLTLITALHSTLRARNKQYQVREAARRKDEFLASLGHELRNPLAPIRTSVSLLTHLYPDAAPVARIRDMVERQVRLLTRLVDDLLDVARITSGKIKLQRQLVTLASVMNHVSELCAQAAAAKRIHVAWQLPASEIMLNADYARVVQIFANILSNAIKFTPQGGNVVVRAVVERNNLTVSLRDSGIGLEAETIPRIFRMFEQSNTVVGQFSSGLGIGLSLSRQFAEMHGGTVEAYSEGVGKGSEFVIHLPVVNDSGAREPVPLASPAASADGRKMKVLVVDDNTDAADSLSALLEIDGFDVRTVYDGAAAVAMAAESQPDMIIMDLGMPGMDGYETARAIRQRPGAERILMLALTGWGQSDARRRTVEAGFDHHLVKPVELEQIVRLAGARQNREQVQAAR
- a CDS encoding MFS transporter: MSQPNQFSLLTQRRFAPFFWTQFLGAFNDNLFKTALIVIITFDALSWTTLSPSLVTNLIPGLFILPFVVFSATAGQLADKFDKAGLTRFIKWLELVIMLVAGVGWMTHTLWLLVLGVVGMGVHSTLFGPVKYAYLPQQLKPEELIGGNGVTEMGTFVGILLGEILGAILVVQQPHGILLEAGGTIFFAVLGLIAAYRIPSSPAPAPDLKINWNFVSESIRNINFSRKNRTVFLSMLGNSWFWFYGALVLSQFPVFAKDYLHGDHSAFVLLLTVFSLGVGSGSLLCERLSGRKVEIGLVPFGAIGLTIFGVDLYFASLAYGSGVAALTAGPHLDAIALLAQHGMWRILFDILMIGLFGGLFIVPLFALIQTRCDPEHISRTIAGMNILNALFMVAAAGLAIVLLGQGFTIPQLFLVTALLNALVAIYIFSLVPEFLMRFLAWLLIHTVHRVRTIDAERIPAEGAAVLVCNHVSYVDAIVIGAASPRPIRFVMDHRIFKLPLLGWIFRTARAIPIAPAKEDPWLMEKAYIDIAQALHEGDLVCIFPEGRLTHDGEINQFKGGIAKIIERSKVPVIPMALRGLWGHLLSRNGENVFQRAFRNGLRSRLALAVGLPVPPHDVTPEGLQKQVLDLRGDWK
- a CDS encoding alpha/beta fold hydrolase, with translation MSHDSAGAAPKEQDVSVTVSGVKVACRFTPSDGDAAGAVLIVPGSLFSDVDGNYPTMNMRPHAYADLARHLSARGFAVLRMAKIGPGTGSQTINAVLAASHIDFLTRVAVASAGLALLRGSVGARPVIVAGHSEGAVVASLLAGGMDGRMIDGVVSLSGPALPIFAVMRAQIAAMAPAGMAPDMALFDRTAAAIRAGNPLPPEAARDPRTAMLATMPPMGHAYLRSADRVDPVAALAKVRQPVLIIQGGRDESVPPEHAEALRAGRGGLETEVALFPTLNHFYKATPAGLPPMQSMLLGTESDTAVADAIASWSRRLPHSST